Genomic segment of Steroidobacter denitrificans:
TATCGAGCTGCCGATATGCGCCAGGCGCTGCGTCTGGTGAAGGAGGCGCAGGGCCCGGATGCCGTGATTCTGTCCAGCCGCAGGATCGCCGGGGGCGTGGAGATCGTGGCGGCCGTCGACTATGACTGCGAGGCGCCGCAGGCCCCTGTTCAAGCAGCGAGTCAGGCTTGGGAGGCGCGGAGCGATGCCCGCGCCGAGGTTCGGGCAGGCGCCTGTGCGAATCCTCGCGAGGCGGACGTCCAGGCGTTGCATCGCGGTGCGCCGGCCGCCGCGGATGTCATGGATGAATTCAGGGACGATTCCAGGGACGATTTCAGGGACGATTTCAGGGCCGAGATCGCCGCCGGCGAAGGCGCCGGTGTCGATGTCAACGAGGAACTGCGCAACCTGCGGCGCATGCTGGAGACGCAGCTGGCCACCCTGGCCTGGAACGATTTGTCGCGCCGCGCGCCCATCCAGACCGAATTGCTGAAGCAGCTCAGCGTGCTGGGTATCGCCCACGATCTGGCCGGCGAGCTGGTCAGTCAACTGCCGTCCAGGCTGGAGCTGGCCGAGGCCTATCGTCTGGCGCTGGCGCTCATGGCCCGGCGCATCGAGGTCGTCCCGGAGCGCTGGGTGGAATCCGGCGGCATCGTTGCCATGGTAGGCGCGACCGGTGTGGGCAAGACGACCTTGCTGGCCAAGCTCGCGGCGCGATGGGTCATGCGGCATGGACCGCGCGAACTGGCGCTGGTGACGACCGACTCGGTGCGCATCGGCGCCCAGGAGCAGCTGCATACCTTGGGGCGCCTGCTGGGCGTACCCGCCTACGCCATCGACGGCCCGGCCGAACTGCCTGAACTACTGGATCATCTCGGCAGCAAGCGTCTGGTGTTGATCGATACGGCGGGGCTGAGTCAGCGCGATCCGCGCCTGGGGAATGAACTCGACCTGCTGGCGCGCGCCGGCGATCGCCTGGAAACCGCCCTGGTGATCAGTGCCGCTGCACAGGCGGGTGCAATCGAGGAAGCGGTTGCGCAATTTGCCGCCGCGCGGCCTGTCAGCTGCACGCTCACCAAGCTCGACGAGGCGGCCAGCCTGGGCGGCGCCTTGTCGATGCTGATGCGTTCCGGCCTGCCGCTGGCCTATCTCAGCGACGGTCAACGCGTGCCGGAGGACCTGCATCCGGCACGCGCCCATCGATTGATCGCGCGCGCCGTGGAATTGTCGCGCAGCGCCGGTGCAAGCGCGGATGAAGACTTGTTGAGCCGGCGCTTCGGGGCGGTGGCGCATGCGCTGGCATGAATTTTCCCAAGGAATCTAGACAAGGTGGAATGGATGAAAAGTATGCAGACATCAGGACTGCGTCGCGCCGCCAGCTCCGGGCCGGTGCAGGTCATTGCCGTGACCGGCGGCAAGGGGGGCGTCGGCAAGACCAGCGTGGCGGTGAACCTGGCGACCACGCTGGCGTCACTGGGGCGCCGCGCCATGCTGCTCGACGGTGATCTGGGACTGGCGAACGTCGATGTGTTTCTGGGCCTGTCGCCGCGCTACACCATGGCCCATGTGCTCAACGGCGAACGTACGCTGGAGGAAATCATCCTGGAGGCACCTCATGGCTTGCAGATCGTGCCGGGTGCTTCAGGCGTGGCCGATCTCGCCAACCTTTCCGCCGTCGGCCACCTGGGGGTGGTGCAGGCCTTCAGCGCCTTGAGCACGCGGGTCGATACCTTGATCGTGGATACCTCCGCGGGCATTTCCCACAGCGTCATGCAATTTTCGCAGGCTGCCCAGCATGTGCTGCTGGTGGTCTGCGACGAGCCGGCCTCGATGACCGATGCCTACGCGCTCGCCAAGGTGCTCAGCCGCAATCATGGCGTGAGCAAATTCCATGTGCTGGCCAACATGGCGCGCTCGCCGGGGGAGGGGGTGGCGCTGTTCGACAAGCTGCAGCGGGTGACCAGTCGCTTCCTGGATATCACCTTGGAATACATCGGGGAGATCCCGGACGACCCCTATCTGCGGCGCTCGATCCGTGAACAACGTCCGGTTGTCGTCGCCTTCCCGGCCTGTCCGGCAGCGCGCGCATTCAAGAAATTGGCGCTCAAGGCCGATAAATGGCCTGTACCGGATTGTCCTCGTGGAAACCTGGAATTTTTCGTGGAACGGCTGGTGCAGCGCCCGGCGCCTCGGCTCGAGGTCGTGCGATGAGCGGGCTGCGCGCCTATCAGGCGCATCCCGCGCAAGGTGCCAATTCCGAGGCATTGGTGCTGCGCCATGCGGAACTGGTGAAGCGTATCGCCTACCACCTTGCGGGCCGATTGCCGGCTTCGGTGGAAGTCTCGGATCTGATCCAGGCGGGCATGATCGGCCTGCTGGAGGCGTCGGCCAACTATGCCTCGGATCGCGGCGCGAGTTTCGAGACATATGCCGGCATACGCATACGCGGGGCGATGCTCGATGCGCTGCGCAAGCTCGACTGGGCGCCGCGTTCGGTGCATCGCAAGGCCCGGGCCGCCGCCGCGGCGATACAGGAGTTCGAGGCGGAATTCGGCCGCGAGGCGCGCGATATCGAGGTGGCCGGGCGCATGGGTGTACCGGTAGAGGAGTATCACCGAATTGCGCGCGATGCGGCCAGCTGCCGCGTCGCGAGTCTGGACGAGGTCAGCGGCGATGAGGACTCGCTGCTGGGCAGGGTGGAGGATGAGCGTGCGGATCCCTTCCGGGATGCGAGCGAGCAAGGATTTCGCCAGGCGCTGGCCGAGGCAGTCGGTCAGTTGCCGGAACGAGAGCGGCTGGTGATGTCGATGTACTACGACGATGAACTGAATCTCAAGGAAATCGGCTTGGTGCTGAACGTAACGGAGTCGCGCGTCTGCCAGTTGCATGGCCAGGCGCTGCTGCGCCTGAAGGCACGTCTCGCGGATTGGCGGGATCGGGATCCGGCGCGTCCGTGACGGATGCTTCCGGCCGTGCGAAAGGTTCGGCCGGACGCTTTAGCGGACTTTGGACAGCATGCGGGGACAGCGTGCACGGTAGTGGAGAGCATTCGTGAGCAAAGATATGAAGTTTCTGGTGGTCGACGATTTCTCGACCATGCGCCGCATCATCAAGAATCTGCTGAACGACCTTGGCTATGCGAACGTTGCGGAAGCCGACGACGGACAGACGGCGCTGCCGATGCTGAAGTCCGGCCAGTTCGACTTCCTGGTCACCGATTGGAACATGCCGGGCATGCCTGGCCTGGACCTGCTCAAGGCGGTTCGCGCCGATCCGCAACTCGCCAAGCTTCCGGTGCTGATGCTGACGGCCGAGGCCAAGCGGGAGCAGATCATCGAAGCGGCGCAGGCGGGCGTGAACGGCTATGTCATCAAGCCGTTCACGGCAGTCACGCTCAAGGAGAAGATCGACAAGATCCTTGAACAGCGTGCGGCATGAATCATTCGGCGCAACGGCAACTACGGCGCCAGACGGTGCGGCTGCGAGTGCGATCCGCGGCAGCATCGCCTGCACAGGCCTCCGCGACTGCGGAAACTGCAACGGATGCGGCTGACAAGGCGCAGCGGGGAGCTACATGAATCCAACCACCAACCCGGCTATCGCCGCTCTGCGCGAGGAATACGGCGCCGGCGTCGCCGCGCTCACCGGTGCCCTGGAGGCGGGCGATGAGCTGCAGTTCCTGATGGAGCTGGATGCGCTCGTGCAGCGCCGTGAACGTATGCTGTTCGATGAACTGCGCAAGCTGACCGGCGGCCTGCAGTCGGCCCTGGACACCTTTCGTGTCGACTCGCGGCTGATGGATCTGGCGCAGAAGGAGGTTCCGGATGCACATCATCGTCTGGATCATGTCCTCAAGTTGACGGAGGAGGCGGCTCATCGAACCATGGATCTGGTCGAACGCTCCGGACCGCTGGCCGAACGCACCGTGCGCGAGGCAACACAGATCGTCGAATCATGGAAACGCTTTCGTGCGCGCAACATCGCCGTGGATGAATTTCGCAGCCTGACCCTGCGCATGGATGAATTCCTGGAGACAACCCGAACCGATATCGAACTGGTGCGCAGCAACTTGTCCGAAGTATTGCTGGCGCAGGGATATCAGGATCTCACCGGACAGATCATCCGTGGCGTCATGAAGCTGGTGCGCGAACTGGAAGTGGCCTTGGGGAATCTGGTGCAGCTGTCCGGTACCCACACGACCCAACCCGCAGCGGTGCTGTCCGATGAGACACGCCGCGGCTTCGGACCGGCGATCCCGGGTATCGACCGCGGTCCGGCGGTCAGTGGGCAGCAGGACGTGGATGCGCTGTTGTCGGGATTGGGGATGTAGTCATCCATGGATGTCCTGAGTCTCATCGGCCTATTGCTCGCCGCCACCGCAATCCTGGGCGGCGCGATACTCAAGGGAGCCGGTGTCAAGGCACTGCTGTCGTCGGCAGCGTTCATGATCGTGATCGTCGGTACGGTGGCGGCGATTTGCGTGCAGACGCCGTTGCCTGTCATGAAGCGCGCCCTGCGGCTGCTGCCCTGGTTGTTTCGGCCGCCGACCATCGGGCGTCATGTACTGGTGCAAAAAATGGTGGAGTGGAGCAATACCGCGCGCAAGCAAGGCTTGCTTGGCTTGGAGCCGATGATCGAGCAGGAGCACGACGAGTTCGTACGCAAGGGTTTGCAGCTCGTGGTGGACGGCAGCGAACCGGACGTGATCCGCAACGTTCTCGAGGTCGATCTCAACGTGCGCGAGCAGGCCGATACGCGAGCGGCAAAGGTATTCGAGGGCATGGGCATATATTCGCCGACCCTGGGCATCATCGGCGCGGTGATGGGTCTGATGGCGGTGATGCAGAATCTGGCCGATCCATCCAAGCTCGGTCACGGGATCGCGGCGGCATTCATCGCGACCATCTACGGTATCGGCATGGCGAACCTGTTTTTTCTGCCGGCGGCCAACAAGCTCAAGGTTGCGATCCAGGCTCAGAGCGAAGCGCGCGAGATGGTCATCGAAGGGATGATTTCGATCGCTCAGGGCGAAAATCCTCGCAGCATCGAATCGAAGCTGCAGGGCTATCTGCACTAACCCGGATGCAGCATTGGCCCGCCGCCATAAACACGAGGAACATGTCAACCATGAGGCATGGGCGATCCCTTACGGGGATCTGATCACCCTGCTGCTGGCGTTCTTCGTCGTCATGTATGCCATGTCCTCGGTGAACGAGGGCAAGTATCGCATCCTTTCCGATTCCCTGGTCGCCGCCTTTCGCGGCTCCCCGCGTACCTTCGCACCGGTACAGGCCGGTGAAAAGCAGGTGGGATCGGGCGCGGATATCCGCATGAGCATCGTACAGCAGGCAATGCTGGAGGGACAGCCGCGCCAGATGCTGGAACCGATGCCGAGGCTGGCGGGAGAGGCGGAACGCCAGGACGCCGGCAATGTAGCCGATAAGAGTTATGCGGCCGAGGCGCTGCACAGCAAAGCAGCCATGCAGGAGCTGGAAACGGTGGCGCAGGAAGTCGAACGCGCCATGGCGGATATGATCCGGGAGAAACTCATCATCGTGCGCCGGCATGGCCTGTGGGTGGAAGTGGAGATCAATACCGACGTGCTGTTTCCGAGCGGCGTCGCGACCTTGTCAGATCATGCGAAAGAAGTATTGCAGCAGCTGGCCGCCGTGCTGAATCCCTATCCCAATCCGATACGGGTGGAGGGTCATACGGATGATCGGCCGATCAGGACGCAGGCGTTTCCTTCGAATTGGGAGCTTTCGGCCGCGCGCGCCGCCGGTGTCGTACATTTGTTCATGCGCCAGGGCATCGATCCGGCTCGTCTCGCCGTGATCGGGCTCGGCGAACACCGCCCGGCGCAATCCAACGATACCGCCGAAGGGCGCAACGCCAATCGGCGGGTGCTGCTGGTCATCCTGAGCGGTGGCAGTCTGCCGGAAGGACAATATGCGCAGCAGCGAGGGCAGCAGCGAGGGAACGATGAAGACCCGACCGATGCGGCGCGGGAACCTGCCGATGCTTCCAATACAGCCGATGCTTCCAATACAGCATCTCCCGCGCCGGAGGAGATGATCTCCGCTCCGCAAGAGGCGGCAGGCGATATGTCGGAGAATGCGGCGTCGGGGCTGCCGCGCGCCAGCGGATCACGGTGAGGCGAAGCCGCAGCCAAAGCCTGCGGAAAATCCGTACGCTCAGTACCATACCATAGAGAAAGACGATACTTTGTCCAAGCTCGCGAAGCAGTATTATGGCGATGCCGGACCGTATCCGCAGATCTTGACGGCCAACCGCAATATCCTGAGCGATCCGAACAAGATCTTTCCGGAACAGAAGCCGCTGATTCCTTGAGGCGAGATCGTCCGGCCGGTGCAGGATGTTCGGTCTGGAATGTCCTGACGCGCGGTGATTCCGGTGTCCATGGAGGATGTGGGGTTACGGCCGGTCTGGTTCGTCATCCGACGTCGTACCGGGCGTTGGATTCCGGAGCGGGCGGCTTTGCCGGCTCGAATCGAGTAGTGAAGCCATTACGAATCAAGAATCAATGTAAGGAGCCTTCGATGAAAAAGTCACTGTTCTGGTCCGTATTGGCGCTGGCGCTGATCGTCACCGGCTGCGCCGGCCAGAAGGAACCTGCCACGCAGGCGGTCGCGCAAATCGAAACGTCCCTGAGTTCGCTGCGCGCCGATGCCGAGCAATACGCATCCGAGGAACTTCAGCAGGCGGACCATGCGCTGGCTTCGCTCAAGGAGTCGCTGGCCAACAAGGATTACAAGGCCGTGGTTGCGGCAGCAACGTCCGTTTCCGCTCAGGTTTCCGCCTTGCAACAAACGATCGATACCAGGCGCGACGAAATGGAAGCCGCCATCAGCGCAGCGAAAGAGCAATGGACCGCCCTGAGCGCCGATGTGCCTAATATGCTGTCCGCCATCCAAACCCGTATCGGCACGCTGAGCAAGATGCGCACTCTGCCCAGAAATGTGAGCAGCGCGAATTTCCAGAACGCGAAGGACGGCCTGGAATTCATCAAGAACTCGTGGGCGGAGGCGACGGCGGACTTCGATGCCGGCAATGCCCTGGATGCCGTCAGCAAGGCACAGGCCGCCAAGGACAAGGGTACCGAGGTCCTGTCGCTGCCGGGTATGAGTTGATCTGAATTATCCCGGAATAGGTGCCAGGCACCTATTCCGGGATTAGCGGGGTTTGGCACGCATCCTGCTAGTGGTCTCTTGGGCCGGATTGCTCGCGTCGGGATTCTGACGCCGGCATCCACGGTGCATGACCGACCTCAGGGGAGCTGCGATGTTCGAAATTCTGCCGAATCCGTCGCTGGAAACGATGGCGCTGGCCGCCCGCGCCATCCTGCTGGCGGGTGCTTTCTGGGTGTTCGCCCTGGCGTTTGCGCGCTGGCGACGGGCCGACGAGCGCCAGACACGCGCGTTGCAAGATCGATTCGAACAGGCGTTTTCCGAATTACGCAGCCTGCACGAGACGGTCAGCGTCATGAATGCGCGCATCGAGGCCTTGGGCGAGCGCACCGAGTCGCAGGTCCGGCTGGCGCCAGCCACGATCACCTCGGCGCAGCGCGGCTATGATCTTGCGGCACGGTTGGTCCGCAACGGCGCCACGGCCGAGGAACTCGTCGCCAGCTGCGGAATCACCCGGCATGAGGCGGAACTGCTGGCGCGCCTGCATGCCGCCAAGACGCGGGAATCCCTCGCGTCCGATGCGGAAATGGGGCACATGAATGCGAAGATGTCCGGTCCAGCCAGCGCCGCTGCGGCCAGCCGCAAGCGCGGTTCCTTGTTGAGCGTGGTCAGCTAGTGACGACAGGCCTAACCAATCCTACCCATCGGTCGGCGAGAGTCAGCCGACGTCGCGTTTCCCGGTGACATTCCAGGCGAACGCCAATACCTGGGCGACGGCGACATAGAGTTCGCGCGGAATCTCGTTGCCCAATTCGACACGCGACAATGCGCAGGCCAGTGCGCTGTCCTGTTGCAAGGGCACGTCATGCTCGCGTGCCGTGTCGATGATACGTTGCGCCAGCGCGCCGCCGCCCTTGGCCACCACGCGCGGCGCGCCGCAGCGGTTGTAGTGCAATGCGACGGCAAGCGGTGGGCGGGGACGCTCATTCATGCCTTCACATCCAGTAACCGCACGGTACGTGTGCGAGGATCGCCGGCGGGCAGGCCGTGCAGACACATGATCCTGTCGATATCCAGTCCGGCCTCTCGCAGTGCAGCTTCGAGTTCGCCCGCACGTGCGGACAACGCTTCCACGACGGCCGGCGATTCGGCTCGCAGCTGCACGCCGATACGCCGGCCGTCAAGCGTCACCTTGGCATGCAATCCACCCGCCGTGCCCAGATCCAGCGCGGCCTCGACACTCCAGCTCTGCGCGGCGCATTCATCCGGTGAATCCTCGTTCGGTCTGCCGGATCGCTCGCCCAATGTGCCGGGGCCTTCGTGAGCCGGACACGCCGGTGCGCCGTCGTGCTCGATGCGCAGGCGCAGCACATAGGCTCGTTCCTCGTGCCGCACGGGAAGTTCGATCAGGATGGGCTGTGTCGGCGTACCCGCGGCGTAGTTGGCGATCTGGGTCGTCATCAGGCGCGCCAGAGCGCCCTCGGCATGCCGCGCCAGTTCGTTGAGCTGCGGCGCAGGCGTATCGAGCAAGGCAAGACTGGCAGGAGCGGCAGGCAAGGGAGTCAGGGGGCCTCCCGAGGCCGGCAGCGGGAAATGCGTCCCAGTGCCGGGACCGGCAGCCGATGCACGCGCGCCTTGCAACTGCAGTGTACGCACCAGCGACAGCAGCAGTGCCTTCAGGTCCGAGCGCAGCGCCGCGTTTGCGCCGGCGGCCAGGTGCGCCTCCAGGAATACGCCTGAGCGGACCAGGGCGTCGCGCAGCGCTGCGGGATCGCCGAGCTTGGCCGTCTCCGGCAGCGCCTGCCACAAGCCGGTTGCCGCCAGCGTCACTTCCCGCGGCAGGCCTTGAGTGCCGCCCTTGCCCTGTGCGAGCCATGCCAGGTTCGCCAGCAGCAGCGCCGGGCTTTCCTGGCGCGGTACATATTTGCGCAATGCATCCGTCATGAAGTCGGCTTCGCTCGAGGCGGAAGATGAGAGCGTCTCCAGTGCAAGCACCGGGCTATTGCGCAGTACACGCAGCTGCAGGGTTTCGCCGTGACGAGGGCCGGTCATATCGCCGGAGGCGATGCGTGCCGGATGACGCTGTGCACCGATGTCCAGCCACAGCTGCTGCTGGGTGGAATCGCGCACGGCAACGGCCTGGACGATGGCGCCGACGCGCCATTCCGACAGCAGGCTGGGACTGGAGCCGGCTCCCATCCCGCGAAAATTCAACAGCTCGACACGCATGATCGAAAGTTGCAGGCGCCATAGCGTGAACTACTTCACTCTATTAACGGCAGATGTCCCTGGAGCTTGAGGATGCTAAAGACACCCGGCGAGGTGCCGATACGATAAAGCGAACTTGATCAATCGCGTCAGTCAGCTTGCCGTTGCCAACCACTCATCATGAAGACGACGAAAAGAAAGAACCGTTCCACTGCGCCGGCTCGCGTCAAGGACGCGGCACACGCGCCGGGGACGGCCGCGTCGGGCGCGCATGTCGTGCTGGCCGGCCATTGCTGCGTAAAAGACGCGGCCGCCTTGAAACAATCCTTGTGCGACTTCGTCGCCGAACCCGCTCTCGTCATGCTCGATGCACATGCCGTGGAACGGATCGATACGGCCGCCATACAGCTGTTGTGCGCCTTTGCACGCGAACGTGCCGGGCAGGGCTACCCGATCGCTTGGTCAGGCGACACGGCGATCGTGCGCGAGGCGGCCGCCGTACTCGGCGTCGAGCCCTTGCTATCGTTACCGCCGATGGACGCTGCGATGACGGTTTCGGCATCCAAGGAATCGGCTCAACAGCCAGCCATGAACAGTCAGCCATGAGAGCTTCGCTATGACGCACATCCTTGCCGTTGATGATTCGCCGTCGATGCGCGACATGGTGCGCATCGCGCTGACTGATGCGGGTTTCGATCTGACTCAGGCGGCCAGCGGTCAGGAGGCGCTCGAACTGGCGCGGCAGACATCGTTCGATCTGGTGCTGTCCGACGTCAATATGCCTGAGATGAACGGCATCGAGCTGATCCGGGCGCTGCGCGCCGAATCATCCTACCGGCATACACCCATCCTGATGCTCACGACCGAGAGTTCGGTGGAGCGCAAGCGAGAGGGCAAGGAGGCAGGCGCCACCGGATGGATCGTCAAGCCCTTCGACCCGGCGCAACTGGTTGCGACGATGCACCGCGTGCTGAGGTAGTCATGGCGATCGATCTTGCGCAATTTCACGATGCGTTCTTCGATGAAAGTTTCGAAGCACTCGACCAGATGGAGTCGGCGCTGCTCAAGCTCAACCCGGGTGCGCCGGATCCCGAGCTGATCAACACGATCTTTCGCGTCGCGCATTCGATCAAGGGCGGCAGCGCGACGTTCGGTTTTTCCGAAGTCGCCTCGTTTACCCATACCTGCGAAACGCTTCTGGACGAGCTTCGCGGCAATCGCATGCAGGTAACGCGCCCGATCACGGACCTGCTGTTGAAATCGGTCGACGTCATGCGTGAGATGCTTCGCGCGGTACAGCACAAGGAACCGATCGACGCACAGCGGGTCGCGGACTTGCAGTTCGACCTCGAATTGACGATCGCCCAGAAGGATAACGCGCCCGCGGCAAGCCCGACCCCGACCCCAACCCCGGCCGCGGCCGCCTCACAACCGGAGTCGCTGTCGGCGCCGGTCGCTCAGGCTCTGCCGGAATCCTTGATGGCGCGGCGCTGGCGCATCCAGTTCAAGCCCTATCCGCAGCTGTTCGCGCACGGCAACGATCCCCTGCGCATGCTGCGTGAGTTGGCGGAAATCGGCGATCTGACGGTGACGGCCCGAAGCGAAGACCTGCCGCCGCTGACCGAACTCGAGCCTGAGTCCTGCTATCTGTCGTGGGATCTCACGCTCGACACCGAGGTGACGCGGGAAGTCATCGCCCAGGTGTTTGATTGGGCCGAGGGCGACTGTGAATTGCATATCGAACAGGATTCGGCGTCCAGTGATGGCCTGAGCGCCGGCGATTCCGGCATCGACGCGGTCCGGCCGCTCGCGTCCCCGGCGGCATCCGCCGAACCCACGAGCGCTCCGGCTGGAAACTCGCCGTCGGCCGGCGCCCCAACGGGCGCAGCGGCCTCCGGGAATGTCGTCAGCCTGGTCGGCGAGGCCCGCCCGGCGGTCGAGCCCGCACGTGGGACGAGTACGCCCGCGGAAGGCACCGAAGGCGCCAAAAGCGGACTCGGCGATGCAAGTTCCATTCGTGTGAGCACGGACAAGATCGACGAGCTCATGAATATCGTCGGGGAACTCGTCATTACCCAATCCATGCTCACTCAATTAGGCGCGACGATTCCCGGCCATGTGGCCGAGCAGCTGCGCTCGGGACTGGCGCAACTCGAAAGAAACGTCCGTGAGTTGCAGGAAAGCGTCATGCGTGTTCGGATGCTGCCGATCAGTTTCGTGTTCAGCCGCTTCCCGCGCATGGTCCGTGACGTCAGCCAGCGCCTGGGCAAGCAAGTCGCCCTGAAAATGACCGGTGATCAGACTGAACTCGACAAGACGATACTGGAGAAGATCGGCGATCCGCTCGTGCACCTGGTGCGCAACAGCGTCGATCATGGTATCGAACAGCCCGAGGTGCGGCTGGCGGCGGGCAAGCCGGCCCATGGCACGGTTTATCTGGAGGCTTACCACAAGGGCGGCAACATCACGGTCGAGGTCAGCGACGACGGCGGCGGCCTGGACAAGGAAAAGATTCTCGCGAAGGCGCGTGCACGCGGTATCGTCGGAGCGAATGAGGTGCTCAGCGACGAGGCCATTCACGATCTGATTTTCGGCGCCGGATTCTCCACGGCCGAGCAGACGACCGACATCTCCGGGCGCGGCGTCGGCATGGACGTGGTGCGCAGAAACATCAAGGAATTGGGTGGGACGATCGAGGTTCGCTCCACGCCCGGCGCCGGCTCGCGCTTCATCATCACGCTGCCCCTTACGCTGGCGATCGTCGACGGCCAGTCGGTGGCGGTGGGCACGGAGACCTACATCGTGCCCTTGATCACGATCATCGAGTCGCTGCAGCTCAAGCCCGGCATGGTCAATCGCGTGGCGGGCCAGGGCGAAGTGTTCTGGTTTCGCGATGCCTACGTGCCGGTCATGCGCCTGCACGAGGTGTTCGGCGTCCAGCCCCGCACCACCCAACTTCATGAAGGCTTGATCATGGTCGTGGAAGGCGAAGGGCGCAAGGTAGGTTTGTTTGTCGACGATCTGCTCGGACAGCAGCAGGTAGTCATCAAATCGCTGGAAAGCAATTTCCGTCGTGTGGATGGGGTGTCCGGCGCGACCATCCTGGGAGATGGCGCGGTGGCGCTGATCCTGGATGTTTCCGGCCTGGTACGTGTGGCCATGCAGCGCGTGGCCGCTTGAGTTTCAGTTTGACTCGTCTTCGAAAATATATATTCGAACCAACGTTGAGGAATCGGCATGAGTATTTTCAATATCAGCGTCAAGGCGAAACTTTTTTCGACGCTGGCCATGACCGGCGTGGTCATGATCGTGGTCGGCATGCTGGGGCTTTCGGGCACCTATCGCAGTAATGCCGATCTCGACGGCATTTTCTCCAACCGCTTCATGCCCACCGGCTGGGTAGGCACGATCGAAGCATACGAACGGGAAGTGCTGGAGATGGCGGAGGATGTGATCATCCGCCAGGATGCGCCTGCGGTCAGGGCGGCGAGCGGCCTGCTGCGTGAGCGCGAGGCGGCCGTGAAGGAGTTGTTGCAAAAATTACGCGCCACCGATCTGACCGACAAGGAACGCGACATCGTCGATCAGTTCAGCCGCCAGGGGGGCGATGTCATCACATTCGTCCAGGAGGCGCTGGCGGCTGCCGAGTCTGGCGTATTCCAGAAGGCCGAAACCACCCTGATCGAAAAGGCGCGCCCGACCTATGTGCAGTTGAGCGCCACCGGCGATCAACTGCTGAAGACCCAGATCGAGGTCGCGCAGGGCATGCGGGCGACGGCGGAATCGAGCTTCAAGCGCATGAGCGCGATCATCATCGCGGCAATCATCCTGAGTATCACGCTGGGTGCCTTTGTGGGCTTCCTGCTGGTTCGCTCCATCAGCCAGGCACTCGCTGCCGCGGTGCATATCGCCGACCGCATCGCCGGTGGCGATCTCGGGAATGAAGTCAGCGCGGCCGGCAATGACGAATTGGGGCGCCTGCTGGATTCCCTCAAGCGCATGGACGGCAAGCTGGTCGAGATCGTCGGCGGTGTGCGCAGCAGCGCCGACGCGGTCGGCGCCGCGGCGCGCCAGCTCTCGCACGGCAACGACGACCTGTCACAGCGTACCCAGGAGCAGGCGGCGGCCCTGGAGGAAACCGCTTCCAGCATGGAGGAAATGACCGCTACAGTG
This window contains:
- the flhF gene encoding flagellar biosynthesis protein FlhF translates to MKIKQYRAADMRQALRLVKEAQGPDAVILSSRRIAGGVEIVAAVDYDCEAPQAPVQAASQAWEARSDARAEVRAGACANPREADVQALHRGAPAAADVMDEFRDDSRDDFRDDFRAEIAAGEGAGVDVNEELRNLRRMLETQLATLAWNDLSRRAPIQTELLKQLSVLGIAHDLAGELVSQLPSRLELAEAYRLALALMARRIEVVPERWVESGGIVAMVGATGVGKTTLLAKLAARWVMRHGPRELALVTTDSVRIGAQEQLHTLGRLLGVPAYAIDGPAELPELLDHLGSKRLVLIDTAGLSQRDPRLGNELDLLARAGDRLETALVISAAAQAGAIEEAVAQFAAARPVSCTLTKLDEAASLGGALSMLMRSGLPLAYLSDGQRVPEDLHPARAHRLIARAVELSRSAGASADEDLLSRRFGAVAHALA
- a CDS encoding MinD/ParA family ATP-binding protein produces the protein MKSMQTSGLRRAASSGPVQVIAVTGGKGGVGKTSVAVNLATTLASLGRRAMLLDGDLGLANVDVFLGLSPRYTMAHVLNGERTLEEIILEAPHGLQIVPGASGVADLANLSAVGHLGVVQAFSALSTRVDTLIVDTSAGISHSVMQFSQAAQHVLLVVCDEPASMTDAYALAKVLSRNHGVSKFHVLANMARSPGEGVALFDKLQRVTSRFLDITLEYIGEIPDDPYLRRSIREQRPVVVAFPACPAARAFKKLALKADKWPVPDCPRGNLEFFVERLVQRPAPRLEVVR
- a CDS encoding RNA polymerase sigma factor FliA — its product is MSGLRAYQAHPAQGANSEALVLRHAELVKRIAYHLAGRLPASVEVSDLIQAGMIGLLEASANYASDRGASFETYAGIRIRGAMLDALRKLDWAPRSVHRKARAAAAAIQEFEAEFGREARDIEVAGRMGVPVEEYHRIARDAASCRVASLDEVSGDEDSLLGRVEDERADPFRDASEQGFRQALAEAVGQLPERERLVMSMYYDDELNLKEIGLVLNVTESRVCQLHGQALLRLKARLADWRDRDPARP
- the cheY gene encoding chemotaxis response regulator CheY, whose product is MKFLVVDDFSTMRRIIKNLLNDLGYANVAEADDGQTALPMLKSGQFDFLVTDWNMPGMPGLDLLKAVRADPQLAKLPVLMLTAEAKREQIIEAAQAGVNGYVIKPFTAVTLKEKIDKILEQRAA
- a CDS encoding protein phosphatase CheZ — its product is MNPTTNPAIAALREEYGAGVAALTGALEAGDELQFLMELDALVQRRERMLFDELRKLTGGLQSALDTFRVDSRLMDLAQKEVPDAHHRLDHVLKLTEEAAHRTMDLVERSGPLAERTVREATQIVESWKRFRARNIAVDEFRSLTLRMDEFLETTRTDIELVRSNLSEVLLAQGYQDLTGQIIRGVMKLVRELEVALGNLVQLSGTHTTQPAAVLSDETRRGFGPAIPGIDRGPAVSGQQDVDALLSGLGM
- a CDS encoding flagellar motor protein, which codes for MDVLSLIGLLLAATAILGGAILKGAGVKALLSSAAFMIVIVGTVAAICVQTPLPVMKRALRLLPWLFRPPTIGRHVLVQKMVEWSNTARKQGLLGLEPMIEQEHDEFVRKGLQLVVDGSEPDVIRNVLEVDLNVREQADTRAAKVFEGMGIYSPTLGIIGAVMGLMAVMQNLADPSKLGHGIAAAFIATIYGIGMANLFFLPAANKLKVAIQAQSEAREMVIEGMISIAQGENPRSIESKLQGYLH
- the motD gene encoding flagellar motor protein MotD produces the protein MARRHKHEEHVNHEAWAIPYGDLITLLLAFFVVMYAMSSVNEGKYRILSDSLVAAFRGSPRTFAPVQAGEKQVGSGADIRMSIVQQAMLEGQPRQMLEPMPRLAGEAERQDAGNVADKSYAAEALHSKAAMQELETVAQEVERAMADMIREKLIIVRRHGLWVEVEINTDVLFPSGVATLSDHAKEVLQQLAAVLNPYPNPIRVEGHTDDRPIRTQAFPSNWELSAARAAGVVHLFMRQGIDPARLAVIGLGEHRPAQSNDTAEGRNANRRVLLVILSGGSLPEGQYAQQRGQQRGNDEDPTDAAREPADASNTADASNTASPAPEEMISAPQEAAGDMSENAASGLPRASGSR
- a CDS encoding DUF2802 domain-containing protein: MFEILPNPSLETMALAARAILLAGAFWVFALAFARWRRADERQTRALQDRFEQAFSELRSLHETVSVMNARIEALGERTESQVRLAPATITSAQRGYDLAARLVRNGATAEELVASCGITRHEAELLARLHAAKTRESLASDAEMGHMNAKMSGPASAAAASRKRGSLLSVVS